A single Crateriforma conspicua DNA region contains:
- a CDS encoding TolC family protein encodes MLGPLLCLLATGCLVGVVGCANREAIGRLSSEPLPTFSDSGPAEMSDRWWTAFGDAELNARVQQAFGGNYDLAAALQRVSAARAVARRQASDFFPDVNGVATAGGDFGPGDDDFPSVIGLDASYIVDLWGQIDALVDAERLRASATYADYQTIALAVSAEVTRTWLNLIEAKAQLELLDDQIETNRTGLDLQESRFGLGLVRSPDVLRQRQLLESTFEQYAVAKSRVDVLEHQLAILLGELPQTASYDPGTRLPDMPSLPRTGLPAELLNRRPDVRSAFLAFQAADRDVAAAITDQFPRLNLTGSVLNVADSPENLFRDWFVSIGGQLVAPLIDGGQRRAEVDRTTSVARLRYNEYGQTMLIAFGEVEDALAQERYQLERLEHLAEQTELARKSSEQLREQYLIGDEDYLAVLTAIQGWQRLQRESLAAQLELRLIRVSLYLALAGGFDPRGQTADTVVVSTEDVESPAPAESDPAATDSDAGDDDRPDGLRDDSSAESSETDGMPDDEDRRPDAGDDGLPAPDRPERERLIDLLSTGPSVSAPNELLNVEASRANWSGPTRLPSPPSFQTIVVPPDE; translated from the coding sequence ATGCTCGGGCCATTGCTATGTCTGTTGGCGACGGGATGCCTCGTCGGCGTCGTCGGCTGCGCCAATCGTGAAGCGATCGGTCGGCTTAGCAGCGAACCTTTGCCGACGTTTTCCGATTCGGGGCCGGCGGAGATGTCCGACCGCTGGTGGACGGCATTTGGTGACGCGGAACTCAACGCCCGAGTCCAGCAGGCGTTCGGTGGCAATTACGATCTGGCCGCCGCGTTGCAGCGCGTCTCGGCCGCCCGTGCGGTGGCTCGGCGTCAGGCATCGGACTTCTTTCCCGACGTCAACGGCGTCGCGACCGCGGGCGGCGACTTCGGGCCCGGTGACGACGATTTTCCCAGCGTGATCGGCTTGGATGCCTCGTACATCGTTGACCTGTGGGGCCAGATCGATGCGTTGGTCGATGCGGAACGTTTGCGGGCCTCGGCCACGTATGCCGACTACCAAACCATTGCGTTGGCCGTTTCGGCCGAAGTCACGAGGACCTGGCTAAATCTGATCGAAGCGAAAGCACAACTGGAACTGTTGGACGACCAGATCGAAACCAACCGCACGGGATTGGACCTGCAGGAATCGCGATTCGGTTTGGGCCTGGTTCGCAGCCCGGACGTACTGCGTCAGCGCCAGTTGTTGGAGTCGACGTTCGAACAGTACGCCGTCGCAAAATCGCGTGTCGATGTGCTGGAGCACCAGTTGGCGATCTTGTTGGGCGAATTGCCGCAAACGGCCAGCTATGATCCGGGAACGCGTTTGCCCGACATGCCTTCTTTGCCGCGTACCGGATTGCCCGCCGAACTGTTGAACCGACGACCGGATGTTCGCAGCGCATTCCTGGCATTTCAGGCGGCCGATCGTGATGTGGCGGCGGCGATCACCGATCAGTTCCCGCGGCTGAATCTGACCGGATCGGTTTTGAATGTTGCCGATTCACCTGAAAATTTGTTCCGTGATTGGTTCGTGTCGATCGGTGGCCAGTTGGTCGCCCCGTTGATCGACGGCGGCCAGCGGCGTGCGGAAGTGGATCGGACCACATCGGTGGCGCGTCTGCGCTATAACGAGTACGGCCAGACGATGTTGATTGCGTTTGGCGAAGTCGAAGACGCATTGGCCCAGGAACGGTATCAGCTGGAACGACTGGAACACTTGGCCGAACAGACCGAGCTTGCCCGCAAGTCGTCCGAACAGTTGCGTGAACAGTATCTGATCGGCGACGAAGACTATTTGGCCGTGCTGACCGCGATTCAAGGTTGGCAACGTTTGCAACGCGAATCGCTGGCCGCTCAACTAGAATTACGGTTGATCCGCGTGTCGTTGTACTTGGCGTTGGCCGGTGGCTTTGATCCCAGGGGCCAGACCGCCGATACCGTGGTGGTATCGACGGAGGACGTGGAATCACCAGCGCCGGCTGAATCCGATCCGGCCGCCACCGATTCCGATGCGGGTGATGATGACCGGCCGGACGGTTTGCGTGACGATTCGTCGGCCGAATCGTCCGAGACCGATGGAATGCCCGACGACGAAGATCGCAGGCCGGATGCTGGTGACGACGGTTTGCCGGCGCCGGACCGTCCGGAACGCGAACGCCTGATCGATTTATTGTCGACGGGGCCAAGTGTTTCGGCACCGAACGAGCTATTGAATGTGGAAGCGTCTCGAGCAAACTGGTCGGGGCCGACCCGCCTTCCCTCACCGCCCTCCTTCCAAACGATCGTCGTCCCGCCTGATGAGTAG
- a CDS encoding DUF1588 domain-containing protein — protein MYRTFLTTLMVVLLPSIAPCFADKALLREHCADCHTGPDPEGDFSLHDLGRGPEESNVQLWIKSLQRIRAGEMPPDDASELSPEQSQTLQSFLQHSVTAYERASAPTLRTPPRRLNNREFENSVRDVLLLDHVGTNDPMAMLLGDTLHDGFDTHGETLGISEFHLDQYLAAVRAVLDQCILSDPQPESQQHVGTPDDLMIQDDGNRQRRDRTFRSDRGIEIRSPRERAVCKTFPETTATGYYRISVQAKALDRHIYPQEATGIHDDDPLILRMHLGNRSVDFSLAEGEFQEFEDTYWLAAGTPIEFSFATDGLRLLNNGNFKFQYRIGHDHIKQHKPNLYRRVVTEEVPRATNRRDMPSHWVHWVKYWQGPRPMIGGLTIEGPFYDSWPPKRQTALLGPEPSLNDAAEILQLIARRAWRRNVTPDELDPIVRLVQQQADSLGIVGALQEGIVAILMSPSFLMPGSDQLTDNERFAAKFSNVLSATIPDAPLMAKAEQGRFDSESGIQEELSQWLRSGRAEPFLREFPYAWLQLDRINFMAPDVDRYPMYEKKQIGDDMVREAIAFFQHNVQNNHPIPELLTADYSFVNADLATVYGLTDVPDDSVLRKYTFGDGRRGGFLGMGAFLTLTADTLSTSPIHRAVYVMENFMGIHPAQPPSDVDIQEPDIRSARTIREVLEAHRSDTSCAACHQNIDPFGYAFENFDPIGAWRDHYVDASQQADASAAGNRRRRTVDVVTIPVDASATFLSGARYDDVTEFRQIMMNDVSRDRFVRCFVTKFLTYANGVAPDNFSEIEAIVKRSSRHDYRIIDTMAAAMDSPLFRETNR, from the coding sequence ATGTACCGAACGTTTTTGACGACGCTGATGGTTGTCCTCTTGCCTTCCATCGCACCGTGCTTTGCCGACAAGGCCCTCTTGCGGGAACACTGCGCCGATTGTCACACCGGTCCCGATCCCGAAGGCGACTTCAGTCTGCATGACTTGGGACGCGGTCCCGAAGAATCGAATGTTCAGCTTTGGATCAAAAGCCTGCAGCGGATCCGTGCCGGCGAAATGCCGCCCGATGACGCCAGCGAATTGTCACCGGAACAATCCCAGACACTGCAATCCTTTTTGCAACATTCCGTGACGGCTTACGAACGCGCATCGGCACCGACACTGCGGACGCCGCCACGCCGATTGAACAATCGCGAGTTTGAAAACAGCGTCCGCGATGTCTTGCTGCTTGATCATGTCGGCACGAATGATCCTATGGCGATGCTGTTGGGGGACACCCTGCATGACGGATTCGACACCCACGGTGAAACTTTGGGGATCAGCGAATTTCATCTGGACCAATACTTGGCCGCGGTTCGCGCCGTCCTGGATCAATGCATCCTTTCGGATCCACAACCTGAATCACAACAACATGTCGGTACCCCCGACGATCTGATGATTCAAGACGACGGAAATCGCCAACGCCGGGACAGGACCTTTCGAAGTGACCGGGGAATCGAAATTCGCAGCCCACGTGAAAGGGCGGTCTGTAAAACCTTCCCCGAAACGACCGCAACAGGGTATTACCGCATCAGCGTTCAAGCCAAAGCACTTGATCGGCACATCTATCCACAAGAAGCGACCGGCATCCACGATGACGATCCCTTGATCCTGCGGATGCATTTGGGCAATCGAAGCGTGGACTTTTCGTTGGCCGAAGGCGAATTCCAGGAATTCGAAGACACCTATTGGTTGGCGGCGGGAACACCGATTGAATTCTCGTTTGCGACCGATGGCCTTCGACTGTTGAACAACGGTAACTTCAAGTTCCAATATCGCATCGGCCACGACCACATCAAGCAACACAAGCCGAATCTTTACCGGAGGGTCGTGACCGAAGAAGTCCCTCGAGCAACGAATCGCCGCGACATGCCCAGTCATTGGGTCCACTGGGTGAAGTATTGGCAGGGGCCACGTCCGATGATCGGCGGCCTGACCATCGAAGGGCCGTTCTATGATTCATGGCCCCCCAAACGCCAAACGGCGTTGCTTGGTCCGGAACCCTCCTTGAATGATGCCGCGGAAATCTTGCAACTCATTGCCCGGCGTGCATGGCGACGCAATGTCACCCCCGATGAACTGGATCCCATCGTGCGACTGGTCCAACAACAGGCGGATTCATTGGGCATCGTCGGCGCGTTGCAGGAAGGCATTGTTGCCATCCTGATGTCGCCATCGTTTCTGATGCCGGGCAGTGATCAGCTAACCGACAACGAACGCTTTGCCGCAAAGTTCAGCAATGTTTTGTCGGCGACCATCCCCGACGCACCGTTGATGGCCAAAGCCGAACAGGGGCGGTTTGACAGTGAATCCGGAATCCAGGAAGAGCTAAGCCAATGGCTGCGATCCGGCCGTGCCGAACCGTTCCTTCGCGAATTCCCCTACGCTTGGCTGCAATTGGATCGCATCAACTTCATGGCACCTGATGTCGATCGATATCCGATGTATGAAAAGAAGCAAATCGGGGACGACATGGTCCGCGAAGCCATCGCTTTCTTTCAGCACAACGTCCAAAACAACCATCCGATTCCCGAACTTCTGACCGCCGACTACTCGTTCGTCAACGCGGACTTGGCGACGGTCTATGGTTTGACCGACGTCCCCGACGATTCCGTGCTGCGCAAGTACACGTTCGGTGATGGTCGACGGGGTGGTTTCCTGGGGATGGGAGCGTTTTTGACCCTGACCGCGGACACGCTCAGCACGTCCCCCATCCATCGTGCGGTCTATGTGATGGAAAACTTTATGGGCATTCATCCCGCCCAGCCGCCTTCGGACGTGGACATCCAAGAACCCGACATTCGATCGGCGCGGACCATCCGTGAAGTCTTGGAAGCCCACCGCAGTGACACGTCCTGTGCGGCATGTCATCAAAACATCGACCCGTTCGGTTACGCATTCGAGAACTTCGATCCGATCGGTGCGTGGCGTGATCACTACGTCGACGCATCCCAGCAGGCCGATGCGTCCGCAGCGGGAAATCGGCGACGTCGCACAGTCGACGTGGTCACCATTCCCGTGGACGCATCCGCGACGTTCCTTAGCGGCGCCCGCTACGACGACGTCACGGAATTTCGCCAGATCATGATGAATGATGTCAGCCGTGATCGCTTTGTCCGTTGTTTCGTCACGAAGTTTTTGACGTACGCCAACGGTGTCGCCCCCGATAACTTCAGTGAAATCGAAGCCATCGTGAAACGATCGTCCCGGCACGATTACCGAATCATCGACACGATGGCTGCAGCGATGGACAGCCCGCTGTTTCGCGAAACCAACCGCTAA
- a CDS encoding DUF1552 domain-containing protein, with the protein MLNRRALVRSFGGGMMALPMLESAPSSAATPRSSSPHAKRLLIVGNPFGAHPEHFFPQQFGKDFQFPKTIRSLQWLKDRLSILSHTDHNMKSGHGREIAFLSGVLPETSAAYPEKNMTIDQIVARRTGTQTRFASVNACLQRGIRLSWNANGMDIEPFTDVRRMYDHLFLNLTAKQRQERRQLLQQNGSVLDAAIDQFNGLRRNSPKTDKERLDLYANSIRTLEHNLVDRQQWVDRDKPTFELDGYVSGGEITIENHYKAIFDMVSYAFQTDLTRVATIGFSPELKYTDIQGVTRGYHACTHNGKREDTVAELVAIESFQVQQLSRCLKQLDQIPEPNADGSMLDHTVVLFGSGMGYGGTHSNRDLPILVAGGGFQHCGHVDTRDSSGDNMPLCNLYLAILQRFGLEYEQFNQSSGVFDFTHGKA; encoded by the coding sequence ATGTTGAATCGTCGTGCTTTGGTACGTTCATTTGGCGGCGGCATGATGGCGTTGCCGATGCTGGAATCCGCTCCCAGTTCCGCCGCAACGCCACGCAGCAGTTCGCCGCATGCCAAGCGTCTGTTGATCGTGGGGAATCCATTCGGTGCCCATCCCGAACACTTCTTTCCGCAACAGTTCGGCAAAGACTTTCAGTTTCCCAAAACGATTCGTTCGCTGCAGTGGCTGAAGGATCGTTTGAGCATCCTGTCGCACACCGACCACAACATGAAAAGTGGTCACGGTCGCGAGATCGCGTTTCTAAGTGGGGTGCTTCCGGAAACCAGCGCGGCGTATCCGGAAAAGAACATGACGATTGATCAAATCGTCGCCAGACGGACGGGGACGCAGACCCGATTCGCGTCGGTCAATGCGTGCTTGCAGCGTGGCATTCGGCTTAGCTGGAACGCGAACGGGATGGACATCGAACCGTTCACCGATGTTCGACGAATGTACGACCACCTGTTTTTGAACCTGACAGCCAAACAGCGGCAAGAACGCCGACAATTGCTGCAGCAAAACGGCAGCGTTCTGGATGCCGCTATCGACCAGTTCAATGGCTTGCGGCGAAATTCCCCCAAAACCGACAAGGAACGTTTGGATCTTTACGCAAATTCGATTCGCACGCTGGAACACAACTTGGTCGATCGCCAACAGTGGGTGGATCGCGACAAGCCGACTTTCGAACTGGACGGCTACGTAAGCGGTGGCGAAATCACGATCGAAAATCACTACAAAGCGATCTTTGACATGGTGTCTTATGCGTTCCAAACGGATCTGACTCGGGTCGCGACGATCGGGTTTTCCCCCGAACTGAAGTACACCGACATCCAAGGTGTCACCAGGGGTTATCACGCCTGCACGCACAATGGCAAACGCGAAGACACCGTTGCGGAACTGGTTGCGATCGAATCGTTTCAAGTCCAACAGCTGTCGCGTTGCCTGAAACAACTGGACCAGATCCCCGAACCGAACGCGGACGGCAGCATGCTGGACCACACCGTCGTGTTGTTCGGCAGCGGCATGGGATATGGGGGAACCCATTCCAATCGTGACCTTCCCATCTTGGTCGCCGGTGGTGGTTTCCAGCACTGTGGGCACGTCGACACGCGTGATTCCAGCGGTGACAACATGCCGCTGTGCAATTTGTATTTGGCCATCTTGCAACGTTTCGGATTGGAGTACGAACAGTTCAACCAGAGTTCGGGCGTCTTTGATTTCACCCATGGAAAAGCTTGA
- a CDS encoding efflux RND transporter periplasmic adaptor subunit yields the protein MSSPPKQQSGWQWFRIIVSVVACAGILAGSVWAVVIINQTEPTAQTINAKRKSSALVETITVHRQTCRPTITVLGNVQSAQEVSLSPRVDGQIVELSPHFIPGGMVKAGDVLLKIDPADFENDLRISESELRKAEASLDIESGRQSLAQKELKLLEGTIEGTNRALVLREPQIASIRAEVAAAQAGVQRAKLRLERTKVLAPFDAQVLSRTVHVGSQVGTGDELGRLVGIHEYWVSAAVPLRSLRWIQFANPESVGSYDADAVPDGSEVILRDRDAWGPDVHRIGVVSRMIGALDQRTRLARVLISVADPLSLQGDDPPLIIDSLVDVEIQGRPIHDVIRLSGSYLRDGDTVWVMQDDELRIRQADVVFRDADHVYIRDGLNDGDEVVATTLATVADGVSLRKIESDDNEAIDSNQPEDAETASPNVPNQADSTVSDEAPDQRGQNDDET from the coding sequence ATGAGTAGCCCGCCGAAACAGCAATCCGGATGGCAATGGTTTCGAATCATTGTCAGCGTGGTTGCCTGTGCGGGGATCCTGGCCGGTTCGGTGTGGGCGGTCGTCATCATTAACCAGACCGAGCCGACGGCGCAAACGATCAATGCCAAACGCAAGTCATCGGCGTTGGTGGAAACGATCACCGTTCATCGCCAGACGTGTCGACCCACCATCACGGTGCTGGGAAACGTTCAGTCCGCCCAGGAAGTCTCGCTAAGTCCGCGTGTGGACGGCCAAATCGTCGAACTGTCGCCACACTTCATCCCCGGCGGGATGGTCAAAGCGGGCGATGTGTTGCTGAAGATCGACCCGGCCGACTTTGAAAACGATCTGCGGATTAGCGAAAGTGAATTGCGCAAAGCGGAGGCTTCGCTGGATATCGAATCCGGCCGACAAAGCTTGGCGCAGAAAGAACTGAAGCTGCTGGAGGGGACCATCGAGGGGACCAATCGTGCGCTGGTGTTGCGCGAGCCACAGATCGCGTCGATCCGCGCCGAAGTCGCCGCGGCCCAGGCCGGCGTCCAGCGTGCGAAATTACGATTGGAACGCACCAAGGTCCTGGCACCGTTCGATGCCCAGGTTTTATCGCGCACGGTTCACGTCGGATCCCAGGTCGGTACCGGTGACGAACTGGGCCGGTTGGTCGGCATTCATGAATACTGGGTATCCGCCGCCGTGCCGCTACGCAGCCTGCGTTGGATCCAATTCGCCAATCCCGAATCGGTTGGATCCTACGATGCCGATGCCGTCCCAGACGGTTCGGAAGTCATCCTGCGCGATCGTGATGCTTGGGGACCCGACGTCCATCGAATCGGTGTGGTTTCGCGGATGATCGGTGCACTGGACCAGCGAACACGTTTGGCCAGGGTGCTGATCAGTGTTGCCGATCCGCTTAGCCTGCAAGGTGATGACCCGCCGTTGATCATCGATTCGTTGGTCGATGTGGAGATTCAAGGACGGCCCATTCACGACGTCATACGATTATCAGGGTCCTATCTTCGCGACGGTGACACCGTTTGGGTGATGCAGGACGATGAGTTGCGGATTCGACAAGCCGACGTGGTGTTTCGTGACGCCGATCATGTTTACATCCGTGACGGATTGAACGACGGCGATGAAGTGGTCGCGACCACACTGGCAACCGTTGCCGATGGAGTCTCGCTTCGAAAAATCGAATCCGATGACAATGAAGCCATTGATTCAAATCAGCCCGAAGACGCTGAAACCGCGTCGCCGAACGTACCCAACCAAGCGGATTCGACCGTGTCCGATGAAGCCCCGGACCAAAGGGGACAAAACGACGATGAAACGTAA
- a CDS encoding efflux RND transporter permease subunit: protein MERDASSSPTPRGPIAWMARNPIAANLLMCLLLGGGIWSAFAVQKEVFPQYLLDVVEVNVGYPGASPEEVEQGILRPIEGAIRSVEGIREITSEAREGRGEVLIELVGGKDRVKTFQEIEQAINRIRTFPEQIEQPEVRLQSEQQEVMQVAIYGPIDIWALRQLAEQLRDQLQATEEITQVELRRVPNYVTHIEIPRQRLREYGLTLSDVADIIGRSSRDVAAGSVQTDAGEVLLRVKARKQWADEFAAIEIVSGQGGQVVRLGDIAEIRDGFEDVGFHSQFSQTPSVELDIFRAGTQSPIEIAETVETTMADFETVLPPGVKWRVDRNNAEEFRRRLYLVLENAVIAVGIVLFILALFLEMRLAFWVMMGMMVSFIGGLVFMPVVGVSVNMISLFGFLVVLGIVVDDAVVVGENVHEKRQTEPDHEKAAIKGTQQVASPVVFSILTNIVAFVPLIFIPGETGKFWKPLPIVVIIVLTLSLIESLFILPAHLAHARDAGQRADGTIRRRGPGAWLHRGQQGFSRIFNRMVELLYGPLLRGCLRYRYVTTSAALALFIIVTGYANSAHMGMILMPEVSADEIEAGVRMPVGTTQDQAAEIADTVTRASLRMFDEHNLYEVAEGIKTNVRGQSFIDVEIVMKPPDQRDMTAKDVIDLWRDSIGDLPGVDQVTFEAESGPGGHRRDLSIDLSHSDIDILEKASKAFVQRVEQYADVRDVNDSFNRGKNQYDFRLRPEGRALGLTDEELGRQLRGAYFGSLALRLLRGTNENEVRVKLPEHQREDMHHLEDLVIRTPNGAEVPLLDVADVEKNVAFSSITRRDGRRVINVSMNVEPKRAITQVLAALQQEELPALREDYPGITWTFEGSDAEMRRSTSSLYGSFGLALAVIYSLLAVAFRGYVQPLIVLVAIPFGIVGAVLGHMLLGYDLSLVSLMGVIALSGVVINDSLIMIDYANQLRREESAIQAITFAGLRRFRPILLTTITTFGGLVPLIFETSLQAQYIIPMAISLGFGILFATAIILVLVPCLYMILEDITVLFASRRREPEVAAELAVDA from the coding sequence ATGGAACGTGACGCATCCTCATCACCGACACCTCGCGGTCCGATCGCGTGGATGGCTCGCAACCCGATCGCGGCAAACCTGTTGATGTGTTTGCTGTTGGGCGGCGGAATCTGGTCGGCTTTTGCGGTCCAAAAGGAAGTCTTTCCGCAGTACTTGCTGGACGTCGTCGAAGTCAACGTTGGCTATCCCGGTGCTTCGCCGGAAGAAGTGGAACAGGGAATCTTGCGCCCGATCGAAGGGGCCATCCGCAGCGTCGAAGGCATCCGCGAAATCACCAGCGAAGCACGCGAAGGTCGCGGTGAAGTCTTGATCGAATTGGTCGGCGGCAAAGACCGCGTCAAAACGTTCCAAGAGATCGAACAGGCGATCAACCGGATTCGAACGTTTCCCGAACAGATCGAACAACCCGAAGTCCGACTGCAGTCCGAGCAACAAGAAGTCATGCAGGTGGCGATCTATGGACCGATCGACATCTGGGCGTTGCGACAACTGGCCGAACAGCTGCGGGATCAATTGCAGGCGACCGAGGAGATCACCCAGGTCGAACTGCGTCGTGTTCCCAACTATGTGACCCACATCGAAATCCCACGCCAACGTTTGCGTGAATACGGTCTAACGCTTAGCGACGTCGCCGACATCATCGGCCGGTCCAGCCGTGACGTGGCGGCCGGTTCGGTTCAAACCGATGCGGGCGAAGTGCTGTTGCGAGTCAAAGCACGCAAACAGTGGGCGGACGAGTTTGCCGCGATCGAGATCGTTTCGGGGCAAGGCGGCCAAGTCGTGCGTTTGGGCGATATCGCTGAAATTCGTGACGGTTTCGAAGACGTCGGCTTTCATTCACAGTTCAGCCAGACACCGTCGGTGGAACTGGACATCTTTCGTGCCGGAACGCAATCGCCCATCGAAATCGCCGAGACGGTGGAAACGACGATGGCCGACTTTGAAACGGTCTTGCCGCCGGGCGTCAAATGGCGAGTCGATCGAAACAACGCCGAGGAGTTCCGGCGCCGTCTGTACCTGGTCCTCGAAAACGCCGTCATCGCCGTCGGCATCGTGTTGTTCATCTTGGCATTGTTCCTGGAAATGCGACTGGCGTTTTGGGTGATGATGGGCATGATGGTGTCCTTCATCGGCGGGCTGGTGTTCATGCCGGTGGTCGGTGTCAGCGTCAACATGATTTCGCTGTTCGGTTTCCTGGTCGTTCTTGGGATCGTGGTCGACGACGCCGTGGTGGTCGGCGAAAACGTGCACGAAAAACGACAAACGGAACCGGATCACGAAAAGGCCGCGATCAAGGGGACGCAGCAAGTCGCCAGCCCGGTGGTGTTCAGCATCCTGACGAACATTGTCGCCTTTGTTCCCCTGATTTTTATTCCCGGCGAAACCGGCAAGTTTTGGAAGCCGCTGCCGATCGTCGTCATCATTGTGCTGACGCTTTCGCTGATCGAATCGCTGTTCATTCTGCCCGCCCACTTGGCCCACGCACGTGATGCCGGCCAGCGCGCCGATGGCACCATCCGTCGACGCGGTCCGGGCGCATGGCTTCACCGGGGCCAGCAGGGCTTCAGCCGCATTTTTAACCGCATGGTGGAGTTGCTTTATGGGCCGCTGTTGCGTGGGTGTCTGCGGTACCGTTACGTGACCACGTCGGCGGCGCTGGCGCTGTTCATCATCGTGACGGGTTATGCCAACAGTGCCCACATGGGCATGATTTTAATGCCCGAAGTTTCGGCCGATGAAATCGAAGCCGGTGTGCGTATGCCCGTCGGGACGACCCAAGACCAAGCCGCCGAGATCGCCGATACGGTGACACGGGCCAGTTTGCGGATGTTCGACGAACACAATCTGTATGAGGTCGCCGAAGGCATCAAAACCAACGTCCGCGGACAAAGCTTTATCGACGTGGAAATCGTGATGAAGCCGCCGGATCAGCGTGACATGACGGCCAAAGATGTGATCGACCTGTGGCGTGATTCCATCGGCGATCTGCCCGGTGTGGACCAGGTGACTTTCGAAGCGGAAAGCGGGCCCGGTGGTCATCGACGTGACCTCAGCATCGACCTGAGCCACAGCGACATCGACATTCTGGAAAAGGCGTCCAAGGCCTTCGTCCAACGCGTCGAACAGTACGCCGATGTTCGCGACGTCAACGACAGTTTCAACCGTGGTAAGAACCAGTACGACTTTCGGCTACGCCCCGAAGGCCGCGCTTTGGGGCTGACCGACGAAGAACTGGGACGGCAATTGCGTGGTGCCTATTTCGGATCCTTGGCACTGCGTCTGTTACGCGGAACCAACGAAAACGAGGTCCGGGTGAAGCTGCCCGAACACCAGCGCGAAGACATGCACCACTTGGAAGACCTTGTCATCCGTACGCCCAATGGTGCCGAGGTTCCACTGTTGGACGTTGCCGACGTGGAAAAGAACGTTGCGTTTTCATCGATCACCCGTCGCGATGGACGGCGCGTGATCAATGTTTCGATGAACGTCGAACCCAAGCGAGCGATCACCCAGGTCTTGGCCGCTTTGCAACAAGAGGAACTGCCCGCACTGCGTGAAGATTATCCCGGCATCACTTGGACGTTCGAAGGCAGCGATGCGGAAATGCGTCGATCCACGTCATCCCTGTACGGTTCGTTCGGATTGGCTTTGGCCGTCATCTATTCGCTGTTGGCGGTTGCGTTTCGCGGGTACGTCCAACCGCTGATCGTGTTGGTTGCGATTCCCTTTGGCATCGTCGGCGCGGTGCTGGGACACATGCTGTTGGGATACGATTTGTCATTGGTCAGCCTGATGGGCGTGATCGCGTTGTCGGGCGTCGTGATCAATGATTCGCTGATCATGATTGATTATGCGAACCAATTGCGTCGTGAAGAATCGGCGATCCAAGCGATCACCTTCGCCGGATTGCGACGATTCCGCCCGATCTTGCTGACAACGATCACCACCTTTGGTGGCTTGGTGCCGCTGATCTTTGAAACGTCACTTCAGGCCCAGTACATCATCCCGATGGCGATTTCCCTGGGCTTTGGGATTCTGTTTGCCACCGCAATCATCTTGGTGCTGGTGCCCTGTCTGTACATGATCCTGGAGGACATCACCGTGCTGTTTGCATCCCGTCGCCGCGAACCGGAAGTCGCGGCTGAATTGGCGGTCGATGCTTAG